Proteins encoded within one genomic window of Legionella sp. PC997:
- the gspH gene encoding type II secretion system minor pseudopilin GspH produces the protein MNQSNKYFWDTAIESEVGKDTVHGTARYTHVQGVSSKYFPSAVSRKLNHGFTLIEILIVLVIIGITFGFALIAFGDFGESRRLLFSAEQLVNTLRLAQQKAILETSTLGLRIDNTGYQILQLHNNAQWKPISDKGVFKMTYFPNDTHITLKTLNSTPVGTPSIIIFASGDLTPFTLNFGSKKDNNLAMLIGKRNGDLTLNVVHTK, from the coding sequence ATGAACCAAAGCAATAAATATTTTTGGGACACTGCTATAGAGAGTGAAGTAGGAAAGGATACAGTGCATGGAACCGCTAGGTACACTCACGTACAAGGGGTTTCATCAAAATATTTCCCCTCTGCAGTTTCCAGGAAATTGAATCATGGTTTTACTTTGATTGAAATCTTGATTGTTTTGGTGATTATAGGCATTACCTTCGGTTTTGCCTTAATTGCGTTTGGTGACTTTGGTGAAAGTCGACGTCTCTTGTTTTCAGCCGAACAACTCGTGAACACCCTTCGTTTGGCCCAGCAAAAGGCTATTTTAGAAACCAGCACGCTGGGTCTACGTATTGATAATACAGGTTATCAAATACTTCAATTACACAATAACGCTCAATGGAAGCCAATTTCCGATAAAGGAGTGTTTAAAATGACTTACTTTCCCAACGACACCCATATTACTTTGAAAACACTTAATTCAACCCCGGTAGGAACCCCTTCCATTATTATTTTTGCCTCGGGGGATCTTACTCCTTTTACATTAAATTTTGGCAGCAAAAAGGACAATAATTTAGCTATGCTTATTGGTAAACGAAATGGGGATTTAACTCTCAATGTGGTACATACTAAATGA
- the gspK gene encoding type II secretion system minor pseudopilin GspK has translation MLQVKTLKGSALLTALFIMTLVAIVATAMSTKVQLDIYRTRLIIIHDRVYLASQAVAFWALGELSNKKNNFTKANAQGVVSFFPPTMEHIDSTVTLKGALYDLQSQYNINNLENRKSMLGFVNLMNAAVPQDAEAEKVKLTLAITDWLSSYDLARGKDNYLSYYMSQKPPYYPSHQLMSSKSELRLVKDVNASLYSTLEPLITALPESTPININTAPIKVLKSLSSTTKETQLNELIKARKENGIKDLSKISEILKKLNIANDQITLESSYFLSVASATSENLNLTVYTLLKRSRDKNGKISVNILRESFNVF, from the coding sequence ATGCTTCAAGTTAAAACCTTAAAAGGAAGCGCCTTACTCACCGCGCTTTTCATTATGACCTTGGTAGCAATTGTAGCCACTGCTATGAGTACTAAGGTTCAATTAGATATTTATCGTACTCGTCTTATCATTATTCACGATAGAGTCTATCTTGCTTCACAAGCAGTTGCTTTCTGGGCACTTGGAGAGTTAAGTAATAAAAAAAATAATTTTACCAAAGCAAATGCTCAAGGAGTGGTAAGTTTCTTCCCACCTACTATGGAACATATTGACAGCACAGTCACTCTAAAAGGTGCCCTTTACGATTTACAATCTCAATATAATATTAATAATTTGGAAAACAGAAAATCAATGCTAGGATTTGTAAATCTCATGAATGCAGCCGTACCGCAAGATGCGGAAGCGGAGAAGGTTAAGTTAACCCTTGCAATTACAGATTGGCTTTCTTCTTATGATCTCGCACGCGGTAAGGATAACTACCTATCTTATTATATGAGTCAGAAACCGCCCTATTATCCAAGTCACCAACTCATGAGTAGCAAATCAGAACTACGTTTAGTCAAAGATGTGAACGCATCGCTTTATTCAACTCTGGAACCTTTAATTACTGCATTGCCTGAATCCACACCCATCAATATTAATACGGCTCCCATAAAAGTCCTCAAATCGCTCAGTAGTACAACCAAGGAAACTCAACTTAATGAATTAATTAAAGCGAGAAAAGAAAACGGTATAAAAGATCTGAGCAAAATTTCTGAGATACTCAAAAAACTAAATATAGCGAATGATCAAATTACCTTAGAGAGTAGTTATTTTCTCAGCGTTGCTTCAGCAACGAGCGAAAACCTCAATCTAACTGTATATACTTTATTGAAACGGAGTCGTGATAAAAATGGAAAAATATCAGTCAACATCCTCAGAGAAAGCTTTAATGTTTTTTAA
- the lspI gene encoding GspI family T2SS minor pseudopilin variant LspI, protein MSTYHHKSGFTLIEVLLALSIIAIALTALLKAISQNVETTRRVKEKSVSHWVAMQGVTMIQLNLLQLNQSQETTQDTTMLNEHWYWRAKVSSTPLRNIQKIVISVSTEKSGPFREELQAFRFVP, encoded by the coding sequence ATGAGTACCTATCATCACAAATCAGGATTTACGCTCATTGAGGTATTATTAGCACTTTCTATAATCGCTATTGCCTTAACCGCTTTACTTAAAGCAATATCCCAAAATGTCGAAACCACACGCCGGGTAAAGGAGAAATCAGTAAGTCATTGGGTTGCTATGCAAGGGGTGACCATGATTCAGCTTAATTTATTACAGCTCAATCAAAGTCAAGAAACAACCCAAGATACCACCATGTTGAATGAACATTGGTACTGGAGAGCAAAAGTTAGTTCTACACCTCTAAGAAATATTCAAAAAATAGTTATTTCAGTCAGTACGGAAAAATCAGGTCCATTTAGAGAGGAACTGCAAGCATTTAGGTTTGTACCATGA
- the yaaA gene encoding peroxide stress protein YaaA produces the protein MLILLSPAKKLLTSYTPYSGITSNPMFVDKTNTLVGLMKSKSIAEIASLMDLSKDLAELNYKRYHDYSVNKVSPYAYPALFLFQGDVYQGLKAESWDQPTIDYSQNHLRILSGLYGMLRPLDNIQPYRLEMGVHLQNPAGKNLYEFWQKTVTQALNQELAAQKNPVLINLASNEYVKAVDSKELNYPLITINFYEKKNDQLKMIGIHAKKARGTIARFLVQNQLDDLEQLKQFNELGYKFHESTSAANHLDFVREAH, from the coding sequence ATGCTAATTTTATTATCACCAGCTAAAAAATTATTAACTAGTTACACCCCATATTCCGGTATAACATCGAATCCTATGTTTGTTGATAAAACCAATACTCTAGTCGGATTGATGAAGTCTAAATCGATTGCGGAGATCGCTTCTTTGATGGATTTGTCCAAGGATTTGGCCGAATTAAATTATAAACGTTACCACGATTATTCTGTGAATAAGGTCTCCCCATATGCATATCCTGCATTATTTTTATTTCAAGGCGATGTGTACCAAGGTTTAAAAGCAGAAAGCTGGGATCAACCAACGATTGACTATTCACAAAATCATTTACGAATCTTGTCTGGACTTTATGGAATGTTAAGACCATTGGATAACATCCAACCATACCGGCTTGAAATGGGAGTTCATTTGCAGAATCCTGCAGGAAAAAATTTATATGAATTTTGGCAAAAAACTGTTACCCAAGCCTTAAATCAAGAATTAGCAGCTCAGAAAAATCCAGTATTAATAAATTTAGCTTCAAATGAATATGTAAAAGCCGTCGATTCAAAAGAATTAAATTATCCACTGATAACTATCAATTTTTATGAAAAAAAGAATGATCAGCTGAAAATGATTGGTATTCACGCAAAAAAAGCACGCGGAACAATAGCTAGGTTTCTCGTTCAAAATCAATTAGATGATCTGGAGCAGCTTAAACAATTTAATGAGTTGGGTTATAAGTTTCATGAATCAACTTCAGCAGCTAATCATTTAGATTTTGTAAGAGAAGCTCATTAA
- a CDS encoding pyridoxal-phosphate dependent enzyme encodes MWNLSSRAHRLNQFPDEKVRCYVKRDDELGCGISGSKLRKYASLFPFLVEQGIQHLIIIAGPQSNNLLAALQLAREFRLKVTAFLIQPWKLELQGNYKLSRLFLEEQEIVWISRDEWPKVNELATGYLQDLNEPGFVVQEGASVPQAMRGALTLADDIFINEHTLGVRFQHIFIDAGTGFSAAALIYGLDQLNHPAMIHVLLLADDEETFRCKLQQWLGVIPSNFRCFYPTTAKAFGSVNQTIKKEVKRLAREEGILADPIYSAKLFFEARNYIKTEDLEGDVLIIHSGGTLTMPGFDYK; translated from the coding sequence ATGTGGAATTTATCCAGCCGAGCACATCGTTTAAATCAATTTCCTGATGAAAAGGTGCGGTGCTATGTTAAAAGAGATGATGAATTAGGCTGTGGAATTAGTGGATCAAAGTTACGCAAATATGCCAGCCTTTTCCCTTTTTTAGTAGAGCAAGGTATTCAACACCTGATTATTATCGCCGGACCTCAATCCAATAATTTACTTGCTGCTCTACAATTAGCCCGAGAATTCAGGTTGAAAGTCACTGCTTTTTTGATTCAACCTTGGAAATTGGAGCTTCAAGGAAATTATAAATTAAGTCGACTATTTCTTGAGGAACAGGAAATTGTCTGGATTTCTCGGGATGAGTGGCCCAAAGTTAATGAACTGGCCACTGGTTATTTACAGGACTTAAATGAGCCAGGATTTGTCGTGCAAGAAGGAGCAAGTGTTCCACAAGCTATGCGCGGTGCGTTAACTCTTGCTGATGATATTTTTATAAATGAGCACACTTTGGGTGTTAGATTTCAACATATTTTTATTGACGCAGGAACAGGTTTTTCTGCTGCAGCACTCATTTACGGACTGGATCAATTAAATCATCCGGCAATGATTCATGTATTGCTTCTAGCCGATGACGAGGAAACATTTCGATGTAAATTACAACAATGGCTTGGAGTAATTCCCTCAAATTTTCGTTGCTTTTATCCAACTACGGCTAAAGCCTTTGGCTCGGTGAATCAAACAATTAAGAAGGAAGTAAAGCGTTTGGCACGAGAAGAAGGGATCTTGGCCGATCCTATTTATTCTGCCAAACTATTTTTTGAGGCTAGGAACTATATTAAAACCGAAGACTTGGAAGGAGATGTATTAATTATTCATTCTGGCGGTACTTTAACAATGCCTGGTTTTGATTATAAATAA
- the htpG gene encoding molecular chaperone HtpG, whose amino-acid sequence MSSKQQTMGFQTEVKQMLHLVVHSLYSNKEIFLRELISNASDALDKLRFLALSNGSLYESDSDLKITIDVNEKLKTITIKDNGIGLSWDEAVENLGTIAKSGTKEFMSHLTGESAKDSQLIGQFGVGFYSAFIVADKVTVKSRRAGLKPEEGIVWESNGEGEFTIDSEKKVTRGTEIRLHIKEDNDEFLSNWRLRSIISKYSDHICWPIVMKKISEEDKESTEYETVNKATALWTMQKADITDEEYKLLYKHISHDYQDPLTWSHNHVEGKNDYISLLYIPAHAPFDLWQQETKHGLKLYVKRVFIMDDATQFLPRYLRFVKGIVDASDLPLNVSREILQDNKQVESIRSACTKRVLSMLEKMSTQDKETYQKFWNEFGLVLKEGPIEDFTNKENIAKLLRFATTATPSEKQEATLDEYISRMKEGQDKIYYITASSYNAAKNSPHLEIFKKKGIEVLLLSDKVDEWLAGYLSEYAGKKLQSISKGKVELGDESPEQIKEQEKTLEPLLNHIKKVLDSRVKDVLITNRLTDSPACVVADEQDMGLEMQRILQAAGQQVPMSKPVFEINPEHQIIKRLHDVQDDDLFELWVTMLFEQAVLAEGGQLDNPADFVNRVNKLLVSAV is encoded by the coding sequence ATGTCGAGTAAGCAACAAACCATGGGCTTTCAAACAGAAGTAAAGCAAATGTTGCATTTGGTAGTGCATTCGCTTTATAGCAACAAGGAAATATTTTTACGCGAGTTAATATCTAATGCTTCAGATGCATTAGATAAATTAAGATTTTTGGCTTTATCAAACGGTTCGCTTTATGAAAGCGATTCTGATTTAAAAATTACTATCGATGTTAATGAAAAACTAAAAACTATAACAATTAAAGATAATGGTATTGGTTTGAGTTGGGATGAGGCGGTAGAAAATTTAGGTACAATCGCGAAATCGGGTACTAAAGAATTCATGAGCCATTTAACTGGAGAAAGTGCAAAAGACTCTCAGTTAATCGGACAATTTGGTGTGGGTTTTTATTCAGCATTTATTGTTGCTGATAAAGTAACTGTTAAAAGTCGACGTGCAGGTTTGAAACCTGAAGAGGGGATTGTTTGGGAATCTAATGGAGAAGGAGAGTTTACCATTGATTCTGAAAAGAAAGTAACTCGCGGTACAGAAATTAGGTTACATATTAAAGAGGATAATGACGAGTTCCTGAGCAATTGGCGTTTACGCAGCATTATTAGCAAATACTCAGATCATATTTGCTGGCCCATCGTTATGAAAAAAATATCTGAAGAGGATAAAGAGTCCACCGAATACGAAACGGTTAATAAAGCAACTGCTTTATGGACAATGCAAAAAGCAGATATTACTGATGAAGAGTACAAATTACTCTATAAACATATTTCTCACGATTACCAAGATCCATTGACTTGGTCACATAACCATGTTGAAGGAAAGAATGATTATATTTCCTTGCTTTATATCCCAGCACATGCACCGTTTGATTTATGGCAGCAAGAAACGAAGCATGGTTTAAAACTTTATGTGAAACGCGTTTTCATTATGGATGATGCTACTCAATTTTTACCTCGTTACTTACGCTTTGTAAAAGGTATTGTTGATGCAAGTGACTTACCGCTTAACGTGTCACGAGAAATTTTACAGGACAACAAGCAAGTAGAGAGCATCCGTTCTGCATGTACAAAGCGTGTCTTATCCATGCTTGAAAAAATGAGCACTCAAGATAAAGAAACCTATCAAAAATTTTGGAATGAATTTGGGTTGGTGTTAAAAGAAGGTCCAATTGAAGACTTTACCAATAAAGAAAACATTGCTAAATTGCTGCGCTTTGCAACCACTGCAACTCCCTCTGAAAAGCAAGAAGCAACCTTGGATGAGTACATTAGTCGCATGAAAGAAGGACAGGATAAGATTTATTATATCACTGCATCCAGTTACAATGCGGCCAAAAATAGTCCTCATTTAGAAATTTTTAAGAAGAAAGGAATTGAAGTACTACTTCTTAGCGACAAAGTCGATGAATGGTTAGCTGGTTATCTGAGTGAGTATGCGGGGAAGAAACTCCAATCTATTTCCAAGGGCAAAGTGGAGTTAGGTGATGAGTCTCCTGAACAAATTAAAGAACAGGAAAAAACACTGGAACCGCTGTTAAACCATATTAAGAAAGTTTTGGATTCACGAGTTAAGGATGTTCTCATAACCAATAGACTTACCGATTCTCCTGCCTGTGTTGTTGCCGATGAACAAGATATGGGATTAGAGATGCAACGTATTTTGCAAGCTGCTGGTCAACAGGTTCCAATGAGCAAACCCGTATTTGAAATCAACCCTGAGCATCAAATTATCAAGCGCTTACATGATGTCCAAGACGATGATTTATTTGAATTATGGGTGACCATGTTGTTTGAACAGGCTGTTTTAGCTGAAGGTGGTCAGTTAGATAATCCTGCGGATTTTGTAAATCGAGTGAACAAATTATTAGTTTCTGCAGTTTAA
- the glnA gene encoding type I glutamate--ammonia ligase, which translates to MSKNTVLEAIKEHDAKLIDLRFTDIRGKEQHITMPISAVDNDFVENGKMIDGSSFKGWQKIHQSDLALMPDLQTIKPDPFFQDNTLFIRCNVVDPKTMMGYERCPRSLALRAEAYLQSTGIADTALFGPEPEFFVFDSVQWETTIGGSFYKIDSEEAQWYSGKELEGGNIGHRPAIKGGYFPVPPVDSSHDLRSAMSLTLESLGIVVEAHHHEVATANQCEIATRFNTLTKKADELQILKYVVHNVAHNYGKTATFMPKPLVGDNGSGMHCHQSLVKDGVNLFSGDQYGGLSETALYYIGGIIKHARALNAFTNPSTNSYKRLVPGFEAPVLLAYSARNRSAAIRIPHVNNPKARRIEVRFPDPTANPYLAFAAMMMAGLDGIQRKIHPGQAMDKDLYDLPPEELVDVPTVCASLEQAMENLQMDHDFLLQGDVFTQDFINNYIRMKEEEISKIRSLTHPYEFELYYSL; encoded by the coding sequence ATGAGCAAAAATACAGTACTAGAGGCAATTAAGGAACATGATGCCAAATTAATAGACCTGCGATTTACCGATATACGGGGTAAAGAACAGCATATAACAATGCCGATTTCAGCAGTTGATAATGACTTTGTTGAGAACGGAAAAATGATTGATGGATCTTCATTCAAAGGTTGGCAGAAAATTCACCAATCCGACTTGGCTTTAATGCCCGATTTGCAAACAATCAAACCTGATCCGTTCTTCCAAGACAACACCTTATTTATTCGATGCAATGTAGTTGATCCAAAAACAATGATGGGATATGAACGTTGTCCTCGATCATTAGCTTTACGTGCCGAAGCTTATTTGCAATCCACTGGTATTGCTGATACAGCTCTTTTTGGACCCGAACCCGAATTTTTTGTTTTTGACAGTGTACAATGGGAAACAACCATTGGCGGCTCTTTTTATAAAATCGACTCAGAAGAAGCCCAATGGTATTCAGGAAAAGAGTTAGAGGGGGGTAATATAGGACATCGCCCAGCGATAAAAGGCGGTTATTTTCCAGTTCCACCCGTAGATTCTTCACATGATCTGCGTTCTGCAATGAGTTTGACTCTTGAATCATTAGGAATTGTTGTTGAAGCGCATCATCATGAGGTAGCTACAGCGAACCAATGTGAAATTGCTACCCGATTTAATACCTTAACCAAGAAAGCCGATGAATTACAGATTTTAAAATATGTAGTTCACAACGTAGCACACAATTACGGGAAAACGGCTACATTTATGCCCAAGCCTTTAGTTGGTGATAATGGTAGTGGTATGCATTGCCACCAATCATTAGTGAAAGATGGGGTGAACCTGTTTTCTGGTGATCAATACGGTGGTCTTTCAGAAACAGCACTTTATTATATAGGTGGAATAATCAAGCATGCTCGGGCTTTGAACGCGTTTACTAACCCATCAACCAACAGTTACAAACGCTTAGTTCCTGGTTTTGAAGCTCCAGTTCTGTTGGCATATTCAGCAAGAAACCGCTCTGCAGCGATTCGTATCCCTCATGTGAATAATCCTAAAGCCCGTCGTATTGAAGTACGCTTTCCTGATCCTACAGCAAATCCATATCTTGCATTCGCTGCTATGATGATGGCAGGATTGGATGGTATCCAAAGAAAAATTCATCCCGGTCAAGCTATGGATAAAGATCTCTATGATTTACCTCCAGAAGAACTTGTGGACGTACCTACAGTTTGTGCTTCTTTGGAACAAGCTATGGAAAATCTCCAGATGGATCACGATTTCTTATTACAGGGTGATGTATTTACTCAGGATTTCATTAATAATTACATCCGTATGAAGGAAGAAGAAATAAGCAAAATAAGAAGTCTGACGCATCCATATGAGTTTGAGTTATATTACAGTCTCTAG
- the lspF gene encoding GspF family T2SS innner membrane protein variant LspF, with protein MGAYQYQALQKNGNTAKGVLEADSERHARQLLRDQGLIPTQIRVLTQQRSGTQTKSKISAADLALFTRQLATLLAAGIPVEESLRGVSEQTEKDKVRELIIGVRAKVLEGYGLAQAMTQFPHAFPELYRSTVGSGEQTGHLDVVLEKLADYTENQQQTKQKVQQALIYPLIMILVSIAIICFLLSFVVPKIIEVFTSGGQTLPEMTVLLINISHFIRDYGLYTLIALIFIFIAFKKSLANEKIKTAWHRLLLRLPIVSYLVKTVNVSRYIHTFGILFAAGVSVLETMRVAASLVTNVVMRQAFDTAAVKVREGCGINEALKETSYISPMAIHLIASGEKSGQLSNMMERAAVHLDNEVKRLIDTSLTLLEPMVILLMGAIVLFIVLATLLPIFSMEQLIT; from the coding sequence ATGGGTGCTTACCAATATCAGGCGCTTCAAAAAAATGGCAACACGGCAAAAGGAGTGCTCGAAGCAGATTCTGAGCGTCATGCACGCCAATTGCTTCGTGATCAAGGATTAATTCCTACTCAAATTCGGGTATTGACTCAGCAACGCTCAGGTACTCAAACTAAAAGCAAAATTTCTGCAGCCGATCTCGCTCTGTTTACCCGTCAATTGGCAACATTGCTAGCTGCCGGTATCCCCGTTGAGGAATCATTGCGTGGAGTGAGTGAGCAAACAGAAAAAGATAAAGTTAGGGAACTAATTATAGGAGTGCGAGCCAAAGTGCTTGAAGGTTATGGATTAGCACAGGCAATGACCCAATTTCCCCATGCCTTTCCGGAGTTATATCGTTCAACTGTTGGTTCCGGTGAACAAACCGGACACCTTGATGTAGTTTTAGAAAAACTAGCAGACTATACTGAAAATCAACAACAAACGAAGCAAAAAGTACAGCAAGCATTGATTTATCCGCTTATTATGATACTCGTTTCCATTGCTATTATTTGTTTTTTACTCAGTTTTGTAGTACCCAAAATCATTGAAGTGTTCACAAGCGGTGGACAAACCCTTCCTGAAATGACCGTATTATTAATTAATATAAGTCACTTTATTAGAGATTATGGCCTTTACACTTTGATTGCTCTTATTTTTATATTCATTGCCTTTAAAAAAAGTCTCGCTAATGAAAAAATTAAAACAGCTTGGCATCGTCTATTGTTGAGGCTGCCTATAGTGTCTTATTTAGTAAAAACAGTTAATGTTTCGCGTTATATACATACTTTTGGTATACTTTTCGCTGCAGGAGTGAGTGTTTTAGAAACCATGCGTGTTGCAGCAAGTCTAGTGACCAATGTGGTTATGCGACAAGCTTTTGATACTGCTGCTGTAAAAGTTAGAGAAGGATGTGGTATTAACGAAGCATTAAAAGAAACGAGTTACATTAGTCCCATGGCAATCCATTTAATTGCTAGCGGTGAGAAAAGTGGCCAATTGTCAAATATGATGGAGCGCGCAGCTGTTCATCTTGATAATGAAGTCAAACGGTTGATTGATACGTCATTAACGTTATTGGAACCAATGGTGATTCTTTTGATGGGTGCAATCGTTTTATTTATTGTTTTAGCTACCTTATTACCTATTTTTTCAATGGAGCAGTTGATTACTTAA
- the lspG gene encoding GspG family T2SS major pseudopilin variant LspG, with translation MNRQKGFSLIEIMVVVVILGILASIVVPKIMGRPDEARRVKAKQDVLAIQNALDLYKLDNGNYPTTDQGLLALVEKPSSNPVPNNWKQYLKSLPKDPWGRDYLYLNPGQHGDVDIFTYGAEGQPGGTGINAEIGNWDEPKQ, from the coding sequence ATGAATAGACAAAAAGGATTCTCATTAATTGAAATTATGGTAGTGGTTGTAATATTAGGTATTCTCGCATCTATAGTCGTACCTAAAATTATGGGACGCCCTGATGAGGCAAGAAGAGTCAAAGCCAAACAAGATGTGCTTGCCATACAGAATGCTTTGGATTTATATAAATTGGATAACGGTAATTATCCTACCACCGATCAAGGTTTGCTGGCCCTTGTTGAAAAACCCTCCTCTAACCCGGTACCCAATAATTGGAAACAATATCTTAAGTCACTTCCTAAAGATCCATGGGGAAGAGATTATCTTTATTTAAATCCTGGACAACATGGCGATGTCGATATATTCACCTATGGTGCAGAAGGACAACCTGGAGGTACAGGTATAAATGCCGAGATTGGTAATTGGGATGAACCAAAGCAATAA
- the lspJ gene encoding GspJ family T2SS minor pseudopilin variant LspJ, producing MKKNITSKKINGFTLIEILIALAVFAILATITSSVLYNAFTIRSRVNAQSERLNELQLALSLIQQDTLQAVERPIRSNEMRLLPALIGQKNYLEFTRDGNVNPGSLEKRSTLKRVAYLCQQGTLIRRTWNSLDIIDQKIYEDKLLLKHLINCHFGYLNQDVQILPEWREQAVSLNQRKEPFPKAVQVNLTFRDQGEINLLFILPGALYASS from the coding sequence ATGAAAAAAAACATAACCTCCAAAAAAATTAATGGTTTTACTCTGATTGAAATTTTAATTGCGCTTGCGGTATTCGCCATTCTTGCAACAATCACTTCATCCGTATTATATAACGCATTCACTATACGTTCTCGAGTGAATGCCCAAAGTGAACGCCTCAACGAGTTACAACTTGCATTAAGTCTCATTCAACAGGATACCCTCCAAGCTGTAGAACGTCCTATTCGTAGTAATGAGATGCGATTATTACCCGCATTAATAGGGCAAAAAAATTATCTTGAATTCACACGTGACGGTAATGTAAATCCTGGCAGCCTTGAAAAACGCAGTACTTTAAAGCGAGTGGCTTATCTCTGTCAGCAAGGAACACTGATTCGTAGAACTTGGAATAGTCTTGATATAATTGATCAGAAAATTTATGAAGATAAACTCTTATTAAAACATCTCATTAATTGTCATTTTGGTTACTTAAATCAAGATGTACAAATACTTCCTGAATGGAGAGAACAAGCAGTAAGCTTAAATCAGCGTAAAGAGCCTTTTCCTAAAGCAGTGCAAGTTAATTTGACTTTTCGGGATCAGGGGGAAATAAATTTACTTTTTATATTACCGGGTGCACTTTATGCTTCAAGTTAA
- a CDS encoding DUF4124 domain-containing protein, with protein sequence MSKFFVSFALIMLICASYAAQIYRWTDSQGNVHFSDTPHEGAEIVTIPDSQSFSSPTPSTSQTPGQEPQPEENSDTVKLKHSYTEIAIAEPAPGATIRNNQGFVMVTAQIEPDLLPGDKIQLLYDNVALGEPQTNLVFEIKGMYRGSHTLAVQVIDAEGNVLDKSEPITIYVFRPRVGMVPGTAPR encoded by the coding sequence ATGAGCAAATTTTTTGTTTCTTTCGCATTGATAATGTTAATTTGCGCATCTTATGCTGCGCAAATTTACAGATGGACTGATAGTCAAGGCAATGTTCATTTCAGTGATACTCCTCATGAGGGAGCTGAAATTGTGACTATTCCTGATTCACAAAGTTTTTCATCACCAACACCTTCAACTTCTCAAACTCCAGGACAAGAACCACAACCAGAAGAGAACTCCGATACCGTCAAGCTAAAGCATTCTTATACCGAAATCGCTATTGCTGAACCTGCACCTGGTGCAACGATTCGTAATAATCAAGGTTTTGTTATGGTGACCGCGCAAATAGAGCCTGATTTGCTTCCTGGGGATAAAATACAACTGCTTTACGATAATGTTGCTCTGGGAGAACCGCAAACTAATCTTGTCTTTGAAATAAAAGGGATGTATAGGGGCTCTCATACTTTGGCAGTGCAAGTTATCGATGCTGAGGGAAATGTGCTTGATAAAAGTGAGCCTATAACAATTTATGTCTTTAGGCCACGGGTAGGTATGGTTCCTGGTACGGCACCACGTTAA